The following coding sequences are from one Devosia neptuniae window:
- the ilvD gene encoding dihydroxy-acid dehydratase — protein sequence MPAYRSRTTTHGRNMAGARGLWRATGMKDGDFGKPIIAVVNSFTQFVPGHVHLKDLGQLVAREIEAAGGVAKEFNTIAVDDGIAMGHDGMLYSLPSRDLIADSVEYMVNAHCADAMVCISNCDKITPGMLNAAMRINIPVVFVSGGPMEAGKAMLKGKLQALDLVDAMVMAADDHYTDAEVQAVEEAACPTCGSCSGMFTANSMNCLTEALGLSLPGNGSTLATHSDRKRLFQEAGHLIVDLAKRWYEQDDASALPRSIATKAAFENAMALDISMGGSTNTVLHILAAAHEGGVDFTMDDINRLSLKVPVLSKVAPAKSDVHMEDVHRAGGIFAILGQLDRAGLINRSEPTVHAATMGDAIDKWDISRTNSESVRQFYMAAPGGVRTTQAFSQSNRWAELDLDRQNGVIRSAENPFSKDGGLAVLKGNIAIDGCIVKTAGVDDSILKFTGPARVFESQDDTVKAILSNQIKEGDVLVIRYEGPRGGPGMQEMLYPTSYLKSKGLGKACALLTDGRFSGGTSGLSIGHVSPEAAEGGTIGLVREGDTIEIDIPNRTITLLVTDDELVQRRHDQDALGWKPAHPRKRNVTQALRAYAAFATSAARGAVRDLGKLDF from the coding sequence ATGCCTGCCTATCGTTCCCGCACCACCACCCATGGCCGCAACATGGCCGGCGCCCGCGGGCTCTGGCGGGCAACGGGCATGAAGGATGGCGATTTCGGCAAGCCCATCATTGCCGTGGTCAATAGCTTTACCCAATTCGTGCCCGGCCACGTCCATCTCAAGGACCTCGGCCAGCTCGTGGCGCGCGAGATCGAGGCCGCCGGCGGCGTCGCCAAGGAATTCAACACCATCGCGGTCGATGACGGCATCGCCATGGGCCATGACGGCATGCTCTATTCCCTGCCCAGTCGAGACCTGATCGCCGACTCGGTAGAATACATGGTCAACGCGCATTGCGCCGACGCCATGGTGTGCATTTCCAATTGCGACAAGATCACCCCCGGCATGCTCAACGCCGCCATGCGCATCAACATTCCCGTGGTGTTCGTCTCGGGCGGCCCGATGGAAGCCGGCAAGGCCATGCTCAAGGGCAAGCTGCAGGCGCTCGACCTGGTTGACGCCATGGTGATGGCTGCCGACGATCATTATACCGACGCGGAAGTGCAGGCCGTCGAAGAGGCCGCCTGCCCCACTTGCGGCTCGTGCTCGGGCATGTTCACCGCCAATTCGATGAATTGCCTCACCGAAGCGCTCGGCCTCAGCCTGCCCGGCAATGGCTCGACCCTGGCAACGCACTCCGATCGCAAGCGCCTGTTCCAGGAAGCCGGTCACCTGATCGTCGATCTGGCCAAGCGCTGGTACGAGCAGGACGACGCTTCGGCGCTGCCGCGTTCCATCGCCACCAAGGCGGCCTTCGAAAACGCCATGGCACTCGATATCTCCATGGGCGGCTCGACCAATACGGTGCTGCACATCCTGGCCGCGGCCCATGAAGGCGGCGTCGATTTCACCATGGACGACATCAACCGGCTCAGCCTGAAAGTGCCGGTGCTCTCCAAGGTCGCGCCCGCCAAATCGGACGTGCACATGGAAGACGTGCACCGCGCTGGCGGCATTTTCGCCATTCTCGGCCAGCTCGACCGCGCCGGCCTGATCAACCGCAGCGAGCCCACGGTTCATGCGGCGACCATGGGCGATGCCATCGACAAATGGGACATTTCCCGTACCAATTCGGAGAGCGTGCGCCAATTCTACATGGCCGCCCCCGGCGGCGTGCGCACCACCCAGGCCTTTTCGCAGTCCAACCGCTGGGCCGAACTTGATCTGGACCGCCAGAACGGCGTCATCCGCTCGGCCGAAAACCCCTTCTCCAAGGATGGGGGCCTGGCCGTGCTCAAGGGCAATATCGCCATCGATGGCTGCATCGTGAAGACGGCCGGCGTCGATGACTCGATCCTCAAATTCACCGGCCCGGCCCGCGTCTTCGAGAGCCAGGACGATACGGTCAAGGCGATCCTCTCCAATCAGATCAAGGAGGGCGACGTTCTCGTCATCCGCTACGAAGGCCCACGCGGCGGCCCCGGCATGCAGGAAATGCTCTATCCCACGAGCTATCTGAAATCCAAGGGCCTGGGCAAAGCCTGCGCTTTGCTCACCGATGGCCGCTTCTCCGGCGGCACCTCGGGCCTCTCCATCGGCCATGTCTCCCCCGAAGCGGCCGAAGGCGGCACGATCGGCCTGGTCCGCGAAGGCGACACGATCGAAATCGACATCCCCAACCGCACCATCACGCTGCTGGTCACCGATGACGAACTGGTCCAGCGCCGCCACGACCAGGATGCATTGGGTTGGAAACCCGCCCATCCGCGCAAGCGCAATGTGACCCAGGCCCTACGCGCCTACGCCGCGTTCGCGACATCAGCCGCCCGCGGCGCCGTGCGCGACCTCGGCAAGCTGGATTTCTAA